A section of the Arcobacter roscoffensis genome encodes:
- a CDS encoding RNA pyrophosphohydrolase, with protein sequence MTDKNEKKTNNENKNFRPNVAAIVLSAKYPHTCEIFIASRTDVENAWQFPQGGIDDGESAKEALYRELEEEIGTREVEIIAEYPKWVSYEFPPAIAKKMQPYDGQIQKYFLVKLKKGAKININTEIPEFSEYKFVPTKNIYDYITFFKRTVYKQVLKYFRNEGYI encoded by the coding sequence ATGACTGATAAAAACGAAAAAAAAACAAATAATGAGAACAAAAACTTTAGACCTAACGTAGCAGCAATTGTACTATCAGCAAAATACCCTCATACATGTGAAATTTTTATTGCTTCAAGAACTGATGTGGAAAATGCATGGCAATTTCCTCAAGGTGGAATAGATGATGGAGAGAGTGCTAAAGAGGCTCTATACAGAGAACTAGAAGAAGAAATTGGCACAAGAGAAGTAGAGATTATTGCAGAGTATCCAAAATGGGTATCTTATGAGTTTCCTCCTGCAATTGCAAAGAAAATGCAGCCTTATGATGGTCAGATACAAAAATATTTTTTAGTAAAGCTAAAAAAAGGTGCAAAAATAAACATTAACACAGAAATACCTGAGTTTAGTGAGTATAAATTTGTACCAACAAAAAATATATACGATTATATAACATTTTTTAAACGTACTGTTTATAAACAGGTTTTAAAATATTTTAGAAACGAAGGTTATATTTAA
- a CDS encoding DNA polymerase III subunit delta' — translation MITQIIENSTILVVNDLETTLSELIPFYPKHLVRIIKNEEKDEFLIAQANLAIKEAYIASNEKKYIFLCGSSFRNEAQNSLLKVLEEPPKNVVFILITTSKSSILPTIYSRMPYKYLKTSTFKEVSSLDIAKLDLKDIYNFLKQNQKISKNEAKDLIESILLKVKDQNLLLDESQLNIFSKSIKLIELNARPINVLTTLLLSLSKQKKSF, via the coding sequence ATGATTACGCAAATAATTGAAAACTCGACTATACTTGTTGTAAATGATTTAGAAACAACATTAAGTGAATTAATTCCTTTTTATCCAAAACACTTAGTTAGGATTATAAAAAATGAGGAGAAAGATGAGTTTTTAATTGCTCAAGCTAATCTTGCTATAAAAGAAGCCTATATAGCTTCAAATGAAAAAAAATATATATTTTTATGTGGTTCATCATTTAGAAATGAAGCACAAAACTCTTTATTAAAAGTTTTGGAAGAACCACCTAAAAATGTAGTTTTTATTTTAATAACAACTTCAAAGTCATCAATACTACCTACAATTTATTCTAGGATGCCTTATAAATATTTAAAAACATCTACTTTTAAAGAGGTATCATCTTTAGATATAGCAAAACTAGATTTAAAAGATATATATAACTTTTTAAAACAAAATCAAAAAATATCTAAAAATGAAGCAAAAGATTTGATAGAGTCAATTTTACTTAAAGTAAAAGATCAAAATTTGTTATTAGATGAATCTCAATTAAATATATTTTCAAAATCAATAAAATTAATAGAGCTAAATGCTAGACCTATAAATGTTTTAACTACCCTACTTTTATCTTTATCAAAACAAAAAAAATCTTTTTAA
- a CDS encoding aspartate kinase, translating into MLKVLKFGGTSVGTLERIQNVANIIKKIKDEGHDVIAVVSAMSGETNKLIEYANTFSNDPKSDEMDMLLSSGERVTSALLSIALNEQGYKACSMSGRQAGIVTDNAHTKARIELINTDGMKDAISEGNVIIVAGFQGVAQDTNRVSTLGRGGSDLTAVAIAGAIEADVCEIYTDVDGIYTTDPRIEPKAKKLDKISYDEMLELASLGAKVLQNRSVEMAKKLNVNLVSRSSFTPEVEGTLITKEENIMEKPVVSGIALDKNQIRVGMYGVTDKPGIAASIFTSLADNNINVDMIVQTVGVDGSTDLDFTIPTTDFEACKKVMEKFKNDAKNIDYNDAICKVSIVGVGMKSHTGVASKAFSTLANENINIRIISTSEIKISMIIEEKYAELAVRSLHEAYELDK; encoded by the coding sequence ATGTTAAAAGTACTTAAGTTTGGTGGAACAAGTGTAGGAACACTTGAAAGAATTCAAAACGTTGCGAATATTATAAAAAAAATTAAAGATGAAGGTCATGATGTAATTGCTGTTGTTTCAGCAATGAGTGGAGAGACTAACAAATTAATTGAGTATGCTAATACATTTTCAAATGACCCAAAATCAGATGAAATGGATATGCTTTTAAGTTCAGGTGAAAGAGTTACCTCTGCATTACTATCAATTGCTTTAAATGAACAAGGGTATAAGGCTTGTTCTATGAGTGGTAGACAAGCAGGTATTGTTACAGATAATGCACATACTAAAGCTAGAATTGAATTAATAAATACTGATGGTATGAAAGATGCAATTAGTGAAGGTAATGTAATTATTGTTGCAGGTTTCCAAGGTGTAGCACAAGATACAAACAGAGTTTCTACTTTAGGTAGAGGTGGAAGTGATTTAACTGCTGTTGCAATTGCAGGGGCTATTGAAGCTGATGTATGTGAGATTTATACTGATGTAGATGGTATTTATACTACTGATCCTAGAATTGAACCAAAAGCTAAAAAGCTTGATAAAATTTCATATGATGAAATGTTAGAGTTAGCATCTTTAGGTGCAAAGGTTTTACAAAACAGATCAGTTGAGATGGCAAAAAAATTAAATGTAAATTTAGTATCAAGAAGTAGCTTCACACCAGAAGTTGAAGGTACATTAATAACAAAGGAAGAGAATATTATGGAAAAACCAGTTGTAAGTGGTATTGCTTTAGACAAAAACCAAATAAGAGTAGGAATGTATGGTGTAACAGATAAACCAGGAATTGCAGCATCTATTTTTACTTCACTTGCAGATAATAATATTAATGTAGATATGATAGTTCAAACAGTTGGTGTTGATGGTTCAACAGATTTAGATTTTACTATTCCTACTACTGATTTTGAAGCTTGTAAAAAAGTAATGGAAAAGTTTAAGAATGATGCAAAAAATATTGATTATAATGATGCTATTTGTAAAGTTTCAATTGTAGGTGTTGGTATGAAATCTCATACAGGAGTTGCATCTAAGGCATTCTCTACATTAGCAAACGAAAACATCAATATAAGAATCATCTCAACTTCTGAGATTAAAATCTCAATGATTATTGAAGAGAAATATGCAGAATTAGCTGTTAGATCTTTACATGAAGCATACGAACTGGATAAATAA
- a CDS encoding HobA family DNA replication regulator — MQEFLNWTVDSIREDRLISPWLEEKKYEWTPLVSKNIVNLLEKGCSVIVLTDKEREWFLEYSLTHINSPKLNRPFLPFYDFKSFYKYIDNIKSDDDIAYIKDMLNISFPNGYVFWYIGKSQDPRAIIPKVSKNSFLWLFDEEKQDAFNLRSTDEALDMKLLQMFRLYNKTVSAALFAQINVEH, encoded by the coding sequence GTGCAAGAGTTTTTAAACTGGACAGTTGATTCAATCAGGGAAGATAGACTTATCTCTCCTTGGTTGGAAGAAAAAAAATATGAATGGACACCTTTAGTATCTAAGAATATCGTGAATCTTCTAGAAAAAGGATGTTCAGTTATTGTCTTAACGGATAAGGAGAGAGAATGGTTTTTAGAGTATAGTTTAACTCATATAAACTCACCTAAACTAAATAGACCATTTTTACCTTTTTATGATTTTAAATCATTTTACAAATATATAGATAATATAAAATCAGATGATGATATAGCTTATATAAAAGATATGTTAAATATCTCATTTCCAAATGGATATGTATTTTGGTATATTGGAAAGAGTCAAGATCCAAGAGCTATTATTCCAAAGGTTTCAAAGAACTCTTTTTTATGGTTATTTGATGAAGAAAAACAAGATGCTTTTAACCTTAGAAGTACTGATGAAGCTTTAGATATGAAATTATTACAAATGTTTAGACTTTATAATAAAACAGTTAGTGCCGCACTATTTGCTCAGATAAATGTGGAGCATTAA
- the folP gene encoding dihydropteroate synthase has protein sequence MQTYKISINDAKKLFTQLNCDKGGINILSKKAKLHTLYIKQMHVGAANILKQDALSIGADLAVPTGVITAKEKYVDGILLGTTKHFELLARKELAQPFGLKDLAKSLKEYIKENNYKTKIMGVLNANEDSFFKDSRFCSKQASQKIESMIEDGANIIDIGAVSSRPGSLPVEPKVELERLKDIVDTIYENKYYEKVDFSIDSYEPLVIDYVLNKGFKIVNDITGLANDEVCKISASYNAQVVIMHMQNDPKVMQENPEYENIILDLDAYFKNQIQKAKSFGINDIVLDVGIGFGKTLEHNLTLLNDLEHFKHFGYELLIGASRKSMIDMITPSSIEQRLPGTLAIHLESIKNGASIIRCHDVKEHHQAIKVQEAINSIN, from the coding sequence ATGCAAACATACAAGATATCAATAAATGACGCAAAAAAACTTTTTACACAATTAAACTGTGATAAAGGTGGTATAAATATACTTTCTAAAAAAGCAAAACTTCATACTTTGTATATAAAACAAATGCATGTGGGTGCTGCTAATATTTTAAAACAAGATGCTTTATCTATTGGTGCTGATTTAGCAGTTCCAACTGGTGTGATAACTGCAAAGGAAAAATATGTTGATGGTATTTTACTTGGTACTACAAAACACTTTGAACTTTTAGCTAGAAAAGAATTAGCTCAGCCTTTTGGCTTAAAAGATTTAGCTAAGAGTTTAAAAGAGTATATAAAAGAGAATAATTATAAAACTAAAATTATGGGAGTTCTAAATGCAAATGAAGACTCTTTTTTTAAAGATAGTAGATTTTGTTCAAAACAAGCTAGTCAAAAAATAGAATCAATGATTGAAGATGGAGCAAATATCATAGATATAGGTGCAGTTTCTTCAAGACCTGGAAGTCTTCCTGTTGAGCCAAAAGTAGAACTTGAGAGACTAAAAGATATTGTAGATACTATTTATGAAAATAAGTATTATGAAAAGGTAGATTTTTCAATTGATTCTTATGAGCCTTTAGTTATTGATTATGTATTAAATAAGGGTTTTAAAATAGTAAATGATATTACAGGTTTAGCAAATGATGAGGTATGTAAAATAAGTGCTTCATATAATGCTCAAGTTGTAATAATGCATATGCAAAATGACCCAAAAGTAATGCAAGAAAATCCTGAGTATGAAAATATTATATTAGATTTAGATGCGTATTTTAAAAATCAAATACAAAAAGCAAAATCTTTTGGTATAAATGATATTGTTTTAGATGTAGGTATTGGATTTGGTAAAACTTTAGAACATAATTTAACTTTGTTAAATGATTTAGAACATTTTAAACATTTTGGATATGAACTTTTAATAGGTGCAAGTAGAAAATCAATGATTGATATGATAACACCCTCTTCTATTGAGCAAAGACTTCCGGGAACTTTAGCTATTCATTTAGAATCTATAAAAAATGGCGCTTCTATTATTAGATGTCATGATGTAAAAGAACATCATCAAGCAATAAAAGTACAAGAAGCTATAAATAGTATAAACTAG